In Vibrio chagasii, the sequence AGATCGTTTTATCGATCCAATCCCTGCTCAAATGCGTACGGGTAAGCGTTGGTATGAAGGCACGGCAGATGCTATCTACCAAAACCTTCGCTTCATGCAGCTAGAAGAACCGGATCAAGTTTGTATCTTTGGTTCTGACCATATTTACAAGATGGACATTAAGCAGATGCTTGATTTCCACAAAGAGAAGAAAGCAGCACTAACGGTTTCTGCTCTACGTATGCCTTTGGCTGAAGCATCAGAGTTCGGTGTTATCGAAGTTGATGCGGAAGGGCGTATGATTGGCTTTGAAGAAAAGCCTGCAAACCCTAAGTCAATCCCTGGCGATCCTGATTCGGCATTGGTTTCTATGGGTAACTACGTATTTGAAGCAAATGAGCTTTTTGCGGAGCTTGTTGAAGACGCAGATCGTGAAGGTTCTTCACATGACTTTGGTAAAGACATTATTCCTAACATGTTCCCACGTGGTGATGTGTTTGTGTATGACTTCAGCACCAACCGCATTACTGGTGAGAAAGAAGAAGTTTACTGGCGTGATGTAGGTACGATTGACGCGTACTGGCAAGCGCACATGGATCTTCTTGAAAAAGATGCACCATTCTCACTATACAACCGCAAATGGCCACTGCACACTTACTACCCACCATTACCACCTGCGACGTTTACAGACTCGGCTAATGGCCGTGTTCAAATCATCGATAGTTTAGTGTGTAATGGTAGTTATGTTCGTGGCTCTCGTATCGAGAAGTGTGTACTTGGTTTCCGTAGCAACATCGCATCAGCGTGTGATATCAGCGAGAGTATCTTATTGGGCGATGTAAAAGTGGGCGAGGGCTGTGTACTTCGTCGTGTTATCGTCGATAAAGATGCAGACATCGCACCGGGTACACAGATTGGTGTAAACCTGAAAGAAGACAAAAAGCATTACCACGTCTCTGACGATGGTGTAGTAGTAATCCCTAAAGGAGCTCGAGTTGGTTACTAAGACTCTCTCGGTACTTTTTGTAGCGTCTGAAGTTGAAGGCTTAATTAAAAGCGGTGGCTTGGCTGATGTAGCCAAGGCACTGCCTAAAGCGTTACAAACACTCGAACAGGACGTTCGAGTGACCATCCCCGCTTACCGCAATATCCCAAATATTGATTCTGCAGAAGTTGTTCTATCGACAGAGCTCGATCATTGGCCGCATACGGCTTATCAAGTTAAGAAGTTAAGTGTTGAAGGCGTACAAGTGTTTGGTATTGAATGTGCTAAATACTTCGACCGTCCAGAAATGTACGCTGAAAATAATCAGGCTTATGCTGATAATGGCGAGCGCTTTTCGTTCTTCAGTGCAGCATGTTTGGATATGCTTCCTAAGCTTGGTTTCCAACCAGATATTATTCACGCGAACGATTGGCATACTGGCTTTGTTCCTTTCTTGCTTAAATCTCGTTACCAACAGCATGACTTCTTTGAGAACACGCGCAGTGTCATTTCAATCCACAATGCGGTGTTCAAAGGCGTATTCTCATACGACGAGCTGCAATGTCTTCCTGAAATGCACAGTCGTAATGTTCCGGATGCTGCGGTCAGTGATACGCACGTGACTATGCTTAAAGCTGGTGTGCTATGCGCAGATAAAGTGAACGCAGTAAGCCCAACGTACGCAGAAGAGCTAAAAACAGAGCTTGGTAGCCATGGCATGGCAGCTGAGTTTCAACGCAGAGCTTCAGACTTAGTCGGAATCCTAAATGGTTGTGACTACGGTGCTTGGAATCCAGAAACGGATGCATTTCTTCCTCGTAAATACAAAGCGACCAAACACAGCATGGCACGTGGAAAGTCAGCGTGTAAGCAGAAACTACAGCAAGACGTTGGCTTGCCGGTTATTGATTGTGCCGTGTATGGGATGGTTTGTCGTCTAACGAACCAGAAAGGTGTTCACTACTTGCTGCCTATTATAGAGCAGTTCTTGAAGAACGATCTTCAGATTGTGATTGTAGGTACGGGTGACCCTGTTTTAGCGAGCCAGCTTAAAGAGCTATCAGCGCTGCATTCAGAAAAATTCTCTTTTGTAGAGGCATACAACAATGAGTTAGCGCATCTAGTTGAAGCGGGTTCTGACTTTTTCTTGATGCCTTCTGAGTTTGAACCTTGTGGTTTAAACCAGATCTACAGTATGGCTTATGGCACCTTACCTATCGTTCGCTCTGTCGGTGGTCTAAAAGACAGTGTTAATGATTATGATGAGGATCCAGAGGTTGCGACCGGCTTTGCTTTTGAGGAGCCGACTCCGCAGGCTTTGTTGGCTGTTCTACATCGTTCGTTGTTGCTCTACGCACAAAACCCATCTGAAATTAAGCGTGTTCAGCTTTATGCAATGCAGAAAGATTTTAGTTGGGAAGATGCTGCAAAAGAGTATTTAGCAATGTACCACTCTGCTATGTAGTAGCAGTTTAATCAGATACCCAAATAAGCAAAGTAGATAAAATGAAATCACACAAGGCGCTCTGAGAATAGGGCGCCTTTTGTTTTCTGGTCCGAGCACATCGAGTATATTAAGACAAAGCTTGCAAACTCATTGTAGTTCGGTAGAAAAGGTAGTTAAGGTATTCACGAGGTTAATGATAGGTTTGACACTATTATCACCTAATCTTCTCAATTGCGTGATATCCTTAGTCATCGCCTTGTGATGAGGCATAGCTCCATATTAATAATTAAAGCGATAGGTATGTCTGAGAGTTTATTATTTCATAAAACATTTACTCACCCTACGAGCGATGAGTGGGTGGTATTTGTGCATGGCGCTGGAGGTAGCTCCTCAATCTGGTTCAAGCAGATCAAGGCGTATAAACAACATTTCAATTTGCTGCTCATTGATTTGAGAGGGCACGGTAAATCAGACAATATCCTTAAAGATCTGATGTCGAATCGTTACACATTTAAAGCGGTTACTCTCGATATCCTTAAAGTGCTCGATCATCTAAAAATTCGTTCGGCGCATTTCGTTGGTATGTCATTAGGGACTATCATCGTCCGCAATATTGCAGAGCTAGCGGCAGGGCGTGTTCGTTCCATGGTATTGGGCGGTGCAGTGACTAAACTCAATACTCGCTCTCAGGTATTAGTTAAACTCGGAAACCTAAGCAAACACATCATTCCTTACATGTGGCTTTATAGTCTTTTTGCTTACATCGTAATGCCACAAAAAAGTCAAAAAGAGTCTCGTCACCTATTTATCCGTGAAGCCAAAAAACTGTGTCAAAAAGAGTTTAAGCGTTGGTTTATATTGACGGCTGATGTGAACCCTCTAATGAAGTACTTCAAAGACCGCGAATTGCCAATTCCAACCCTCTACTTGATGGGAGAGCGTGATTACATGTTCATCAAGCCCGTTAAAGAGATGGTTGAGGCGCATGAGTCGAGTGAACTGGTCGAAATTGCAAACTGTGGTCATGTTTGCAATGTTGAAAATCCAGAAGAGTTTAATCAGCACTCTATCGAGTTTATCCAAAAGCAAATTCAATGATTTCAAGTCAGTGACCTGAACTAATCATTGAACAGAGTTGACGAAAAAAAGGGAAGCTATTGTTAGCTTCCCTTTTTTGTTTAGAGGAGGTATCGGGTGAAACAGCTAGAGCTTCATTAAGTTCATTTATTCAGGAGAGTTTGCTCCGCACTGCCAACATGAACCAAATTGTGCTTCATTCACTTCATGACACTCACTGCAGCGCCACTCTTCATAGATGATGGAATCTTGTTGCTTTTGATAGTCATTAACGATTGTGCGGGCTTTAGTGGCCATTTCTGGCTCATATAACCACACATAAGGGTCAGTTTCTTCTGAGAATGGGATTTCCCCTTTCAAACCAAACAAACCTTCACCACGGACTTCACACGCAATATTTTCACTTTCTAACAATCCGCAGATGATGTGCGCTTCTGTCGGATTCGATGCACTGAAGATTTTCATTGAAATTGAACCTTATTCGGCTATCTGCGTTATTTAGTTATTATAAATTATTCAGCAACAGGCGCTGAACGAAACTTACTCATCAACCATTTCGCAATAATTGGGAATACGCCTAGTAATGCAAATGACAATAGTACAGAAGGTGAAACGATACCTGAAAGCGAATCAATTTCTGCGAGTTGAGTA encodes:
- a CDS encoding alpha/beta hydrolase, which produces MSESLLFHKTFTHPTSDEWVVFVHGAGGSSSIWFKQIKAYKQHFNLLLIDLRGHGKSDNILKDLMSNRYTFKAVTLDILKVLDHLKIRSAHFVGMSLGTIIVRNIAELAAGRVRSMVLGGAVTKLNTRSQVLVKLGNLSKHIIPYMWLYSLFAYIVMPQKSQKESRHLFIREAKKLCQKEFKRWFILTADVNPLMKYFKDRELPIPTLYLMGERDYMFIKPVKEMVEAHESSELVEIANCGHVCNVENPEEFNQHSIEFIQKQIQ
- a CDS encoding DUF2007 domain-containing protein, which produces MKIFSASNPTEAHIICGLLESENIACEVRGEGLFGLKGEIPFSEETDPYVWLYEPEMATKARTIVNDYQKQQDSIIYEEWRCSECHEVNEAQFGSCWQCGANSPE
- the glgA gene encoding glycogen synthase GlgA — its product is MVTKTLSVLFVASEVEGLIKSGGLADVAKALPKALQTLEQDVRVTIPAYRNIPNIDSAEVVLSTELDHWPHTAYQVKKLSVEGVQVFGIECAKYFDRPEMYAENNQAYADNGERFSFFSAACLDMLPKLGFQPDIIHANDWHTGFVPFLLKSRYQQHDFFENTRSVISIHNAVFKGVFSYDELQCLPEMHSRNVPDAAVSDTHVTMLKAGVLCADKVNAVSPTYAEELKTELGSHGMAAEFQRRASDLVGILNGCDYGAWNPETDAFLPRKYKATKHSMARGKSACKQKLQQDVGLPVIDCAVYGMVCRLTNQKGVHYLLPIIEQFLKNDLQIVIVGTGDPVLASQLKELSALHSEKFSFVEAYNNELAHLVEAGSDFFLMPSEFEPCGLNQIYSMAYGTLPIVRSVGGLKDSVNDYDEDPEVATGFAFEEPTPQALLAVLHRSLLLYAQNPSEIKRVQLYAMQKDFSWEDAAKEYLAMYHSAM
- the glgC gene encoding glucose-1-phosphate adenylyltransferase — its product is MASVLGMILAGGEGSRLRPLTESRSKPSVPFGGSYRLIDFALNNFVNADLMKIYVLTQFKSQSLFHHMKKGWNISGITDRFIDPIPAQMRTGKRWYEGTADAIYQNLRFMQLEEPDQVCIFGSDHIYKMDIKQMLDFHKEKKAALTVSALRMPLAEASEFGVIEVDAEGRMIGFEEKPANPKSIPGDPDSALVSMGNYVFEANELFAELVEDADREGSSHDFGKDIIPNMFPRGDVFVYDFSTNRITGEKEEVYWRDVGTIDAYWQAHMDLLEKDAPFSLYNRKWPLHTYYPPLPPATFTDSANGRVQIIDSLVCNGSYVRGSRIEKCVLGFRSNIASACDISESILLGDVKVGEGCVLRRVIVDKDADIAPGTQIGVNLKEDKKHYHVSDDGVVVIPKGARVGY